In Synechococcus sp. MU1643, a single window of DNA contains:
- a CDS encoding ABC transporter transmembrane domain-containing protein: protein MTVYDPASSLKQLEAFRDCSEDALQTIQANGSRISFATGRSLSTNALIPDRVLVVLSGRARLLGEKNGLPVTLGLMGPGSFIGLASLLRAESCEEVSAMEPLEAWSIPDDLIAKLYRNEASFQKWCQSTLFPAELASLLEALLHQSERTTFFVSDVLGKVIPLAKTLNASNEAVNQIDEERLAFIGSGNGSLKLNKELQREQFSAVNANKEASFALRLITLPKSVVDDLKAGPSPQERNHLAAAETNQKSEEQPATATSRSSLNLSGQDPRSRIQLIRANGVLHEILACFRMLAQIMGLPFRRDALEKTIRDALRRGKHPSLPVLGQLVSGMGLHALGAKVPPALCTRMNVPCLMAWGDGFGVVVQSNANGMLMAHPSLGWVELSPEQIQESAPDGFEVILVNRTSTTPDAKFNFGWFIPAIRRHRSSLLLVLGSSFVVQLFTLANPLLIQVIIDKVISQRSLDTLQVLGIALVGVTIFEGVLGSLRTFLFADTTNRIDMRLGSEVIDHLLRLPVGYFDRRPVGELGTRVAELEKIRNFLTGEALTTIIDAAFSVIYILVMALYSWILTLVALLVVPLQVAITLIGAPLFRRQYRQAAEENAKTQSHLVEVLTGIQTVKAQNVEIVSRWKWQERYGRYISRTFEKTITGTALGQLGQVLQKLSQLMVLWVGASLVLDGQLTLGQLIAFRIISGYVTQPLLRLSTIWQRIQELGVSFERLADIVDTREESTELDKGKIPLPPIDGKVEFKDLQFRFNAGSPPVLKNINLSITPGTFVGVVGQSGSGKSTLMKLLPRLYSPTEGNILIDNYDIDKVELYSLRRQIGIVPQEPLLFTGSVSDNIALTDPNASSEEIAKAAHVACAHEFIMELPSGYSTELGERGANLSGGQRQRLAIARTLLANPKLLVMDEATSALDYDTERRVCQNLREALVGSSVFFVTHRLSTVRNADLIVMMHQGAIVETGTHEELIALQGRYYALYRQQEAG, encoded by the coding sequence ATGACCGTTTACGACCCGGCCAGCTCGCTTAAACAACTCGAAGCTTTTAGAGACTGTAGTGAGGACGCTCTGCAGACCATTCAGGCAAACGGCTCACGGATCAGTTTCGCCACCGGTCGTTCACTCAGCACGAATGCACTGATCCCAGATCGCGTTCTGGTGGTTCTTAGCGGACGCGCCCGACTACTCGGAGAAAAGAATGGCCTGCCTGTCACCCTCGGACTTATGGGTCCAGGGAGTTTCATTGGTCTTGCCTCCCTGCTCAGAGCAGAGTCATGCGAAGAGGTGAGCGCAATGGAGCCGCTCGAAGCCTGGAGTATCCCCGACGATCTAATTGCAAAGCTCTATCGCAACGAAGCAAGCTTTCAAAAATGGTGCCAGTCAACACTTTTCCCTGCAGAACTCGCCTCCTTATTGGAGGCACTTCTGCATCAAAGTGAACGCACTACCTTCTTTGTCTCTGATGTGCTCGGCAAGGTCATTCCCCTCGCCAAGACGTTGAACGCCAGCAATGAAGCTGTGAATCAAATTGACGAAGAGCGCCTGGCATTCATTGGAAGCGGAAATGGAAGTTTGAAGCTCAATAAAGAACTTCAGCGAGAACAGTTTTCAGCAGTAAATGCCAACAAGGAAGCCTCTTTTGCACTGCGATTGATCACACTTCCAAAATCGGTGGTGGATGACCTCAAGGCAGGGCCCTCGCCGCAGGAGAGGAATCACCTTGCAGCAGCTGAAACAAATCAGAAATCTGAAGAACAACCTGCGACTGCGACCTCCCGATCAAGTCTCAATTTGAGTGGTCAGGATCCTCGCAGCAGGATTCAGCTGATTCGCGCCAATGGTGTCCTGCACGAAATCCTGGCCTGCTTCCGCATGTTGGCGCAAATCATGGGATTGCCGTTCAGACGAGATGCACTGGAGAAAACAATCCGCGATGCCCTACGTCGAGGCAAACATCCAAGCTTGCCTGTGCTCGGGCAACTCGTCTCAGGCATGGGACTTCATGCTTTAGGCGCCAAAGTTCCTCCAGCACTATGCACCCGAATGAACGTGCCCTGTCTAATGGCCTGGGGCGACGGATTCGGTGTGGTGGTTCAGAGCAATGCCAATGGAATGTTGATGGCACACCCAAGTCTTGGGTGGGTGGAGCTGTCACCAGAGCAAATACAGGAATCTGCACCAGATGGCTTTGAAGTGATCCTGGTTAATCGGACCAGCACAACACCCGACGCGAAATTTAATTTCGGTTGGTTTATACCAGCCATCCGCCGCCACCGATCCAGCCTCCTGTTAGTGCTGGGCTCATCCTTTGTGGTGCAACTCTTCACTCTGGCGAACCCGCTGCTAATTCAGGTGATCATCGATAAGGTGATTTCGCAACGGAGTCTTGATACGCTTCAAGTGCTTGGAATTGCACTGGTAGGGGTAACAATTTTCGAAGGTGTTCTGGGAAGCCTGCGAACTTTTTTGTTTGCAGACACCACTAATAGGATCGACATGCGACTGGGCTCCGAAGTGATTGATCACTTGCTACGGTTGCCAGTGGGATATTTCGATCGGCGACCAGTAGGCGAACTCGGAACCCGAGTAGCAGAACTCGAGAAAATACGAAACTTCCTCACAGGCGAAGCTCTTACAACCATTATTGATGCTGCATTTTCAGTAATTTATATCCTTGTAATGGCACTTTATAGCTGGATACTTACTCTCGTAGCACTACTTGTGGTACCTCTACAGGTTGCAATTACACTCATCGGAGCGCCTTTATTCAGACGCCAATACCGCCAGGCAGCCGAGGAAAATGCGAAAACACAATCACATTTGGTTGAGGTGCTGACGGGCATCCAGACCGTGAAAGCTCAAAATGTAGAGATCGTGAGCCGATGGAAATGGCAAGAACGCTACGGAAGATATATCAGCCGAACCTTCGAAAAAACAATTACAGGTACCGCACTTGGACAACTTGGCCAGGTGTTGCAAAAGCTCTCACAACTGATGGTTCTTTGGGTTGGAGCAAGTCTAGTACTTGATGGACAACTGACCCTAGGCCAGCTAATTGCCTTCCGCATCATTAGTGGATATGTCACACAACCCCTCCTGCGACTGTCAACAATTTGGCAACGCATCCAAGAACTAGGGGTAAGTTTTGAACGACTTGCCGACATCGTGGACACTCGAGAAGAATCAACTGAGCTTGACAAGGGGAAAATTCCTCTACCACCAATTGACGGGAAGGTGGAATTCAAAGATCTTCAATTCCGTTTCAATGCAGGCTCTCCACCAGTTCTTAAAAACATCAATCTATCCATTACCCCAGGAACTTTTGTAGGTGTAGTTGGCCAAAGCGGCAGCGGCAAGAGCACATTAATGAAATTATTGCCAAGATTGTATTCGCCCACAGAAGGTAATATTCTAATTGATAATTACGACATCGACAAAGTTGAGCTTTATTCGCTACGCCGGCAAATTGGAATTGTTCCTCAAGAGCCTCTTCTTTTTACTGGCAGCGTAAGTGATAACATTGCCTTAACTGACCCTAATGCAAGTAGCGAAGAGATTGCAAAAGCTGCACATGTTGCTTGTGCCCACGAGTTCATCATGGAATTACCCTCCGGATACAGCACTGAGTTGGGAGAACGCGGGGCAAACCTATCTGGTGGGCAACGTCAACGACTCGCCATCGCGAGAACACTACTTGCAAATCCAAAACTCTTGGTGATGGATGAAGCCACCAGCGCTCTAGATTACGACACTGAACGCCGAGTATGTCAAAACCTACGTGAAGCTCTCGTTGGCAGCAGTGTTTTCTTCGTTACCCACAGGTTATCAACAGTTCGCAATGCAGACCTAATCGTAATGATGCATCAAGGTGCAATCGTTGAAACAGGAACCCACGAAGAACTTATTGCACTGCAAGGACGTTATTACGCTCTTTACCGTCAACAGGAGGCTGGCTAA
- a CDS encoding HlyD family secretion protein has translation MSRTNELMKTPSKLIKKAQDLIEQVFHEQEGEGEVIQQSPIWMRATTWGLMGTATFAVAWLAIAKTDEIVSVTGKLEPLGSVQEVQMPTGGIASKILVQDGDEVNAGDVVMRLDGEATEQRLNSLQESKKLKNQQLELKQLELKQYLLLNDEETKTLKNNLALQKEILSRYEILNEQGAASELQYLQQLYRVEETIGTLNQVRVDRMRQQAAQNQQIQQLKAELQELQAQITEASVNIRYQALRSPVDGIVFDLKARGEGYVAQSTETVMKIVPYDTLEARVEIPSSDRGFVKVGMPADLSIDSFPATDFGVLAGKVKSIGSDALPPSQIDNRPEYRYPAMIQLNSQQLKLKNGQELPLKVGMSLTSNIKLRKVSYLQLLLGTFQEKVDSLREF, from the coding sequence ATGTCCCGCACTAATGAACTAATGAAAACTCCATCTAAGCTGATCAAAAAAGCTCAAGACTTAATAGAACAGGTCTTTCACGAGCAAGAAGGTGAAGGTGAGGTTATCCAACAATCACCCATTTGGATGCGCGCTACCACGTGGGGACTTATGGGAACAGCAACATTTGCGGTGGCATGGCTAGCGATTGCCAAGACAGATGAAATAGTCTCGGTCACCGGCAAGCTCGAACCTCTTGGTTCCGTTCAAGAAGTTCAAATGCCAACCGGTGGAATTGCTTCAAAAATCCTGGTGCAAGATGGCGACGAAGTAAATGCAGGCGACGTTGTCATGCGCCTCGATGGAGAAGCAACAGAACAGCGATTAAACTCACTACAAGAAAGCAAAAAACTAAAAAATCAACAACTTGAACTCAAGCAACTAGAATTAAAACAATATCTGCTCCTAAATGACGAAGAAACTAAAACGCTGAAGAATAATTTGGCGTTACAGAAAGAAATTTTATCTCGCTATGAAATCCTGAATGAACAAGGTGCAGCCTCGGAATTACAGTATTTACAACAACTCTACCGAGTAGAAGAGACAATTGGAACTCTCAATCAAGTTCGAGTCGATCGCATGCGTCAACAAGCAGCTCAAAATCAGCAAATCCAACAACTCAAAGCAGAACTTCAGGAACTTCAAGCTCAAATCACCGAAGCGTCGGTGAACATTCGCTATCAAGCCTTACGCTCACCCGTCGACGGAATTGTGTTTGATCTCAAAGCACGAGGCGAGGGCTATGTAGCACAAAGTACTGAAACGGTAATGAAAATCGTTCCTTATGACACTCTTGAAGCACGTGTTGAGATTCCAAGCAGTGATCGCGGCTTCGTAAAAGTGGGCATGCCTGCAGATCTTAGTATTGATTCTTTCCCCGCGACTGATTTCGGAGTTCTGGCAGGGAAAGTCAAGAGTATTGGCTCCGATGCACTACCGCCTAGCCAAATCGATAATCGCCCAGAGTATCGCTACCCTGCCATGATTCAACTCAACAGCCAACAACTCAAACTTAAAAATGGCCAAGAACTGCCTCTGAAAGTTGGCATGAGCTTGACTTCTAACATCAAGCTAAGAAAGGTAAGCTACCTACAACTTCTGCTTGGAACTTTCCAGGAAAAAGTTGACTCCTTACGAGAATTTTAA
- a CDS encoding sugar transferase — MADSQEAQVIQQAWSRVPQRQNLQLLESDQLQEHVQATNERCLITLGSQWRERTQHLWLGEQLDALDPRQIQVISPAGLFERQQERLPPVLLGEGWITYDEMPWAAPFSIQTQLKRASDLILATGLLLITSPLLLLAMAWIWLDDQGPVFYHQRRSGWMGVPFTVLKLRTMRVQPAHAAARWTQEGDPRITRAGKILRRLRIDELPQLLNVLTGDMSLIGPRPERPELEDELEHNIPHYRMRHWMRPGLSGWAQVCAPYASSIEDSDLKLSYDLFYLKRFSVWLDLMILFRTIKTILKASGR, encoded by the coding sequence GTGGCCGATAGTCAAGAAGCGCAGGTTATTCAGCAGGCTTGGAGCCGTGTTCCGCAACGGCAGAATTTGCAGTTGCTTGAGTCTGATCAGCTTCAAGAGCACGTCCAGGCGACGAATGAGCGTTGTCTGATCACGTTGGGCTCTCAATGGCGGGAGCGAACTCAGCACTTGTGGCTGGGTGAGCAGTTGGATGCTTTGGATCCACGCCAGATTCAGGTGATCTCACCAGCGGGTTTATTTGAGCGCCAGCAGGAGCGGTTGCCTCCTGTTCTCCTGGGTGAAGGTTGGATTACCTATGACGAAATGCCATGGGCAGCACCGTTCAGCATCCAGACGCAGCTGAAGCGTGCATCTGATCTGATTCTCGCCACGGGTTTGCTGCTGATCACCTCACCGCTGCTGCTGTTGGCAATGGCTTGGATTTGGCTGGATGATCAAGGTCCAGTGTTTTATCACCAAAGGCGCTCGGGCTGGATGGGTGTTCCCTTCACGGTGTTGAAACTGCGCACGATGCGCGTGCAGCCGGCCCATGCAGCTGCGCGCTGGACGCAAGAGGGTGATCCGCGCATCACGCGTGCTGGCAAGATCTTGCGCCGGCTCAGGATTGATGAATTGCCGCAGCTGCTCAATGTGTTGACAGGAGATATGAGCCTGATCGGGCCACGGCCAGAGCGTCCGGAGTTAGAAGACGAGTTGGAGCACAACATTCCCCATTACCGCATGCGCCATTGGATGCGACCAGGCTTAAGTGGATGGGCACAGGTTTGCGCTCCATATGCGAGCAGTATTGAGGATTCTGATCTCAAATTGTCTTACGACTTATTTTATCTCAAGCGATTCAGTGTTTGGCTGGATCTGATGATTTTGTTTCGTACAATTAAAACTATTTTAAAGGCTTCAGGCCGTTAG
- the uvrB gene encoding excinuclease ABC subunit UvrB has protein sequence MPAYDLTAPYTPKGDQPTAIKQLVKGVNGGERYQTLLGATGTGKTFTMANVIAQTGRPALVLAHNKTLAAQLCNELREFFPENAVEYFISYYDYYQPEAYVPVSDTYIAKTASINEEIDMLRHSATRSLFERRDVIVVASISCIYGLGIPSEYLKAAVKFEVGETLNIRGQLRELVNNQYSRNDTEIARGRFRMKGDVLEIGPAYEDRLVRIELFGDEVEAIRYVDPTTGEILQSMDAVNIYPAKHFVTPKDRLDTAIREIRQELRDRLDVLNGEGKLLEAQRLEQRTKYDLEMLGQVGYCNGVENYARHLAGREEGTPPECLIDYFPDDWLLIVDESHVTCSQLQAMYNGDQARKKVLIEHGFRLPSAADNRPLKGEEFWQKARQTVFVSATPGNWEMEVSGGEVAEQVIRPTGVLDPVVEVRPTTGQVDDLLGEIRDRAAKNQRVLVTTLTKRMAEDLTDYMAENEVRVRYLHSEIHSIERIEIIQDLRLGEYDVLVGVNLLREGLDLPEVSLVAILDADKEGFLRAERSLIQTIGRAARHVEGVALLYADNMTDSMAKAISETERRRAIQQTHNEKNGIVPTAAGKKASNSILSFLELSRKLKQDGPDADLVEVVGKAAQALENDPDAGLALEALPELIDQLEAKMKEAAKKLDFEEAANLRDRVKQLRQKMAGSH, from the coding sequence ATGCCCGCCTACGACCTCACGGCGCCCTACACCCCTAAAGGTGACCAGCCGACAGCGATTAAGCAGCTGGTGAAGGGCGTGAACGGCGGTGAGCGCTATCAGACCCTGCTGGGGGCGACGGGCACGGGCAAGACGTTCACGATGGCCAACGTCATCGCCCAGACCGGCCGACCGGCCTTGGTGTTGGCCCACAACAAAACTCTGGCAGCCCAGCTCTGCAATGAGCTGCGGGAGTTCTTCCCCGAGAACGCCGTTGAGTACTTCATCTCCTATTACGACTACTACCAGCCGGAGGCCTACGTTCCGGTCAGCGACACCTACATCGCCAAGACGGCGTCGATCAACGAGGAGATCGACATGCTGCGCCACTCGGCGACGCGTTCGTTGTTCGAGCGGCGCGATGTGATCGTTGTGGCCTCGATCAGCTGCATCTACGGCCTGGGCATTCCGAGTGAATACCTCAAGGCGGCGGTGAAGTTCGAGGTGGGGGAGACCCTCAACATCCGCGGCCAGCTGCGGGAGCTGGTGAACAACCAGTACAGCCGCAACGACACCGAAATCGCCCGCGGCCGTTTTCGGATGAAAGGGGATGTGCTGGAGATCGGCCCCGCCTATGAAGACCGGCTGGTGCGGATCGAACTGTTCGGTGACGAGGTGGAGGCGATCCGCTACGTCGACCCCACCACCGGCGAGATCCTGCAGAGCATGGATGCGGTGAACATTTACCCGGCCAAGCACTTCGTCACCCCTAAAGATCGGCTCGACACCGCCATTCGTGAGATCCGCCAGGAATTGCGGGATCGGCTGGATGTGCTCAACGGCGAAGGCAAGTTGCTGGAGGCCCAGCGGCTGGAGCAGCGCACCAAGTACGACCTGGAGATGCTGGGCCAGGTGGGCTATTGCAACGGGGTGGAGAATTACGCCCGCCACCTGGCCGGCCGTGAGGAGGGCACCCCGCCGGAGTGCCTGATTGATTACTTCCCCGATGATTGGCTGTTGATCGTGGACGAGAGCCACGTCACCTGCTCCCAATTGCAGGCGATGTACAACGGCGACCAGGCCCGCAAGAAGGTGCTGATCGAGCACGGCTTCCGCTTGCCCAGTGCCGCCGACAACAGGCCGCTCAAGGGCGAAGAGTTCTGGCAGAAGGCGCGGCAGACGGTGTTCGTCTCAGCCACGCCTGGCAACTGGGAGATGGAGGTGAGCGGCGGCGAGGTGGCCGAGCAGGTGATCCGCCCGACGGGGGTGCTGGATCCGGTGGTGGAGGTGCGGCCCACCACGGGCCAGGTGGATGATTTGTTGGGGGAGATCCGCGATCGGGCTGCCAAGAACCAGCGGGTGTTGGTCACCACGCTGACCAAGCGGATGGCGGAAGACCTCACCGATTACATGGCGGAGAACGAGGTGCGGGTGCGCTACCTGCACTCCGAGATCCACTCGATCGAGCGGATCGAGATCATCCAGGATCTGCGCCTGGGGGAATACGACGTGTTGGTGGGGGTGAACCTGCTGCGGGAGGGCCTGGACCTGCCGGAGGTGAGCCTGGTGGCCATCCTCGATGCCGACAAGGAGGGTTTCCTGCGGGCTGAGCGCTCCTTGATCCAGACCATCGGCCGGGCTGCTCGGCATGTGGAGGGGGTGGCGCTGCTCTATGCCGACAACATGACCGACTCGATGGCCAAGGCCATCTCTGAAACCGAGCGACGCCGGGCGATCCAGCAGACCCACAACGAGAAAAACGGCATCGTGCCGACGGCGGCGGGCAAGAAGGCCAGCAACTCGATCCTCAGCTTCCTGGAGTTGAGCCGCAAGCTCAAGCAAGACGGGCCTGATGCCGATCTGGTGGAGGTGGTGGGCAAAGCCGCCCAGGCTCTGGAGAACGATCCCGATGCCGGCCTGGCGCTGGAGGCGTTGCCGGAATTGATCGATCAATTGGAGGCCAAGATGAAGGAGGCGGCTAAGAAGCTTGATTTCGAAGAAGCCGCGAACCTGCGCGATCGTGTGAAGCAGCTGCGCCAAAAGATGGCTGGGTCGCACTGA
- a CDS encoding GNAT family N-acetyltransferase, translating into MTPIRLVHHAPGAPGLRWLGLGPDLRPSRALIKLQRLFDRHAFWARGRSFSQLRRLLAGSDAVVSLWRGKRLVGFGRATSDGFSRAVLWDIVVAGDLQGHGLGRRVIEELLHTPPVVGVERVYLMTTKSAGFYRQLGFQDANPQQLMVLRR; encoded by the coding sequence GTGACCCCGATCCGGCTGGTTCACCATGCCCCCGGAGCCCCTGGCCTGCGCTGGCTCGGCCTTGGGCCGGATCTGCGCCCCAGCCGGGCGCTGATCAAGCTGCAACGGCTGTTCGATCGCCACGCTTTCTGGGCCCGCGGCCGCAGCTTTTCCCAGTTGCGGCGTTTGCTGGCCGGGAGCGACGCTGTGGTGAGCCTTTGGCGGGGCAAGCGGCTGGTGGGCTTCGGCCGGGCCACCTCCGATGGCTTCAGCCGCGCCGTGCTCTGGGACATCGTCGTGGCCGGCGATCTGCAAGGCCATGGCCTGGGCCGCCGGGTGATTGAAGAACTCCTCCACACCCCGCCGGTGGTGGGCGTGGAGCGGGTATATCTGATGACCACCAAAAGTGCCGGCTTCTACCGGCAACTGGGCTTCCAGGATGCGAACCCGCAACAACTGATGGTGCTGCGCCGCTGA
- the mutS gene encoding DNA mismatch repair protein MutS produces MPRSASQPPDDALQGNLFGAPEPAAPAAPASEPEATSHDLSDDELGADAATRPRTRQATSTKANSECPAAGGPEPRGDAPTWAHHSQLDPLQLTPMLRHYVELKAAHPARVLLYRLGDFFECFFEDAIELSRVLELTLTGKEGGKAIGRVPMAGIPHHAAERYCAELIKQGYSVALCDQLETTPTKGALLKRDITRVLTPGTVLEEGMLSARRNNWLAAVVVEPAQGKQPLRWGLASADVSTGEVQVMQREESSALHQQLAQQEASELLWAAGHDAGRPAWCPERLRLTPMASTPFSPAEAERTLQQHYRLSSLDGLGLPEHPLALQALGGLLRYLQETQPLEDDSRIPLEVPAIVHRGDALVLDAQTRRNLELTATQRDNQLQGSLLWAIDRTLTAMGGRCLRRWLEAPLMDLQAIQQRQDLVSSLVGERSLRLTIRQLLRPMGDLERLAGRAGAGHAGARDLVAIADGLERLPQLTARLEAAISEGPDWLQQLLTPDPALAELAQTIRHNLVEAPPLSLSEGDLIHDGVDPLLDGLRNQLDDQDAWLSHQEQQERQRSAISTLKLQHHRTFGYFLAVSKAKASSVPDHWIRRQTLANEERFITPDLKEREGRIFQLRARACQREYELFCHLREKVGAMAAPIRQAARAVAALDALTGLADVAASGGYCAPNITDSRGLQLEASRHPVVEQRLVETAFTPNDVQLGNGTDLVVLTGPNASGKSCYLRQIGLIQLMAQIGSWVPARSASVGIADRIFTRVGAVDDLAAGQSTFMVEMAETANILHHASDRSLVLLDEIGRGTATFDGLSIAWAVSEHLAGDLGSRTVFATHYHELNNLASERDNVANFQVLVEETGDDLVFLHQVQSGGASRSYGIEAARLAGVPKPVVQRARQVLDQLAA; encoded by the coding sequence ATGCCCCGGTCCGCGTCCCAGCCACCTGACGACGCCCTGCAGGGCAATCTGTTCGGAGCGCCCGAACCGGCCGCACCGGCTGCGCCCGCCAGCGAACCTGAGGCGACCAGCCACGATCTCAGCGACGACGAACTTGGGGCCGATGCCGCCACCCGGCCCCGAACACGCCAGGCCACGTCAACAAAGGCCAACAGCGAATGCCCGGCTGCAGGCGGTCCAGAACCCAGGGGCGATGCACCGACCTGGGCCCACCACAGCCAGCTGGACCCACTGCAGCTCACACCGATGCTGCGCCACTACGTGGAGCTCAAAGCGGCCCATCCCGCACGGGTTCTGCTGTATCGCCTCGGCGACTTCTTCGAGTGCTTTTTCGAAGACGCGATCGAACTCTCCCGGGTACTGGAACTCACCCTCACCGGCAAGGAGGGCGGCAAGGCGATCGGCCGAGTGCCGATGGCGGGCATCCCCCACCATGCCGCCGAGCGCTACTGCGCCGAACTAATCAAGCAGGGCTACAGCGTGGCCCTCTGCGATCAACTCGAAACCACCCCCACCAAGGGCGCCCTGCTCAAACGGGACATCACCCGGGTGCTGACCCCCGGCACCGTGCTGGAGGAGGGCATGCTCAGCGCCCGCCGTAACAACTGGCTGGCGGCGGTGGTGGTGGAGCCAGCCCAGGGCAAGCAACCGCTGCGCTGGGGCCTGGCCAGCGCCGATGTGAGCACCGGCGAGGTGCAGGTGATGCAGCGGGAGGAGAGCAGCGCCCTACACCAGCAATTGGCCCAGCAGGAGGCCTCCGAACTGCTCTGGGCCGCCGGCCACGACGCGGGCCGGCCGGCCTGGTGTCCGGAACGGCTGCGGCTGACGCCGATGGCCAGCACCCCCTTCAGCCCCGCCGAGGCGGAGCGCACCCTGCAGCAGCACTACCGCCTCAGCAGCCTCGATGGCCTTGGCCTGCCGGAACATCCCCTGGCCCTGCAGGCCCTCGGCGGCCTGCTGCGCTACCTGCAGGAGACCCAGCCCCTGGAGGACGACAGCCGCATTCCCCTGGAGGTGCCGGCGATCGTGCACCGCGGCGATGCCCTAGTGCTGGATGCCCAGACCCGCCGCAACCTCGAACTCACCGCCACCCAACGCGACAACCAGCTGCAGGGGTCGTTGCTCTGGGCCATCGATCGCACCCTTACCGCCATGGGCGGCCGTTGCCTGCGCCGCTGGCTGGAAGCACCCTTGATGGACCTCCAGGCCATTCAGCAGCGCCAGGATCTGGTCAGCAGCCTGGTGGGTGAACGCAGCCTACGGCTGACGATCCGCCAGCTGCTGCGACCGATGGGCGACCTGGAACGGCTGGCCGGCCGGGCCGGCGCGGGCCATGCCGGTGCTCGCGATCTGGTCGCCATCGCCGATGGTCTTGAGCGGTTGCCCCAACTCACGGCACGGCTGGAGGCTGCCATCAGCGAGGGCCCCGACTGGTTGCAGCAGCTGCTGACCCCCGATCCGGCCCTGGCCGAACTGGCCCAGACCATTCGCCACAACTTGGTGGAGGCACCGCCCCTATCGCTCTCGGAAGGCGATCTGATCCATGACGGGGTCGACCCGCTGCTGGATGGATTGCGCAACCAGCTGGACGATCAGGACGCCTGGCTCAGCCATCAAGAGCAGCAGGAGCGCCAACGCAGTGCCATCAGCACCCTGAAACTGCAGCACCACCGCACCTTCGGCTACTTCCTGGCGGTGAGCAAAGCCAAGGCCAGCTCGGTGCCGGACCACTGGATCCGACGCCAGACCCTGGCCAACGAGGAACGCTTCATCACCCCCGACCTCAAGGAGCGGGAGGGCCGCATCTTCCAGCTGCGGGCCCGCGCCTGCCAGCGGGAATACGAGCTGTTCTGCCACTTGCGGGAGAAGGTGGGCGCCATGGCCGCCCCGATCCGCCAGGCGGCCCGCGCCGTTGCCGCCCTTGATGCCCTCACGGGCCTGGCCGACGTGGCCGCCAGCGGTGGCTACTGCGCCCCCAACATCACCGACAGCCGTGGGCTGCAGCTGGAGGCCAGCCGCCATCCGGTGGTGGAGCAACGGCTGGTGGAAACCGCCTTCACCCCCAATGATGTGCAACTCGGTAACGGCACCGACCTGGTGGTTCTCACGGGCCCCAACGCCAGTGGCAAGAGCTGCTATCTGCGCCAGATCGGCCTGATCCAATTGATGGCTCAGATCGGCAGCTGGGTGCCGGCCCGATCCGCCAGCGTGGGCATCGCCGATCGGATCTTCACCCGGGTGGGTGCCGTGGATGATCTGGCCGCCGGCCAGTCCACCTTCATGGTGGAGATGGCCGAAACCGCCAACATCCTGCACCACGCCAGCGATCGTTCCCTGGTGCTGCTCGATGAGATCGGGCGCGGCACCGCCACCTTCGATGGCCTCTCGATTGCCTGGGCCGTGAGCGAGCACCTGGCCGGGGATCTGGGCAGCCGCACGGTGTTCGCCACCCACTATCACGAGCTCAACAACCTGGCCTCCGAACGCGACAACGTGGCCAACTTCCAGGTGCTGGTGGAGGAAACCGGTGACGACCTGGTCTTCCTCCACCAGGTGCAATCCGGCGGTGCCAGCCGCAGTTACGGCATCGAAGCGGCGCGGTTAGCCGGCGTTCCCAAGCCGGTGGTACAACGGGCCCGTCAGGTGCTGGATCAGCTGGCGGCCTGA
- the ribH gene encoding 6,7-dimethyl-8-ribityllumazine synthase, translating into MATFEGRFSDAAGLRVGIVVARFNDLVTAKLLSGCLDCLKRHGVDVSETSSQLDVAWVPGSFELPIVAQQMARSGQYQVLVTLGAVIRGDTPHFDVVVAEASKGIAAVARDTSVPVIFGVLTTDTMQQALERAGIKSNLGWSYGLEALEMGSLMRALPSA; encoded by the coding sequence ATGGCCACGTTCGAAGGACGTTTCTCTGACGCAGCTGGTCTGCGCGTCGGCATCGTCGTGGCTCGTTTCAACGATCTCGTCACCGCCAAGCTGCTGAGCGGCTGTCTCGACTGCCTCAAGCGCCATGGCGTGGATGTGTCGGAGACCAGTTCACAGCTCGATGTCGCCTGGGTGCCGGGTTCATTTGAACTGCCGATCGTGGCCCAGCAGATGGCCCGCTCCGGTCAGTACCAGGTGCTGGTCACCCTGGGTGCCGTGATCCGTGGCGATACCCCCCATTTCGATGTGGTGGTCGCAGAAGCCAGCAAGGGCATTGCAGCAGTGGCCCGCGACACCTCCGTGCCCGTGATCTTCGGGGTGTTGACCACCGACACGATGCAACAGGCGCTGGAGCGGGCTGGCATCAAGAGCAACCTGGGCTGGAGCTACGGCCTGGAAGCCCTGGAGATGGGCAGCCTGATGCGCGCGTTGCCTTCGGCTTGA